GCCACCAATACGTCTGACTCAGGGGCGAGCTTAATTCAGTTATAGAGGACTGCAGAATGAATGGCGCAGCCGCGGGCCATTTCTCTCGGGATGCTTAAAAAGAGCATTCTCGGAAAACACAAAATCTTACCGGGGTCTGAATGACATTTGCATCGGAGAGTCCTTCCCTCCCGAAGAAAATAAACTGTCCAGCTCATACGTTAGTTTATTCGAGGCTCGGGGAGAGAATAATGCTCTGTATGTGGGTTAGGCTCTGCACAGCGGGCTCCAGAAACCCGTGTCATTGCCCTGTTTAACGCGTTTCCTATGGAAAGTTCTGGTGATGAACATCAGACCTGAGACGAGCAGCCTCGGTGACACACCATCCGCCAGGATTATTTTAGACTTCAAACGGAGGGGCGTGCAAGAATTAGCCATCAAAGTGGGAGGCAGGTCATCTGGATTCTGCCAGCACTGTGTCACTGACACACTGAGATGACATAAGTGATGCAAGCTGCCAGCGGCCCCATTCAGTCACCATGGAGGCGAGGTGGGGCAAAGGAACCCGCCTGGGGAGCGTTACGGAAGGGTTTAGAGGAAACGAATCAAGGTCAACCACAAAGCCAGCGAAGCAGATCTCCCCGGATAGTCATATTGTCAGCACATGTTTCATCCGGGGCTGCAGATGGGATTTATATTCCGGACAATCGACTGCAGAGGGCCATATAGGTCTCAGCACTTGACTCCTTAAATGGGTATTTCTGTTCAGAAATAAGTGCACTCCAAACGCGAGGCCTTTGACCTTTCTCGCTACAGTTTGTTCCTGACTATTCTTGACTTGATCTTTCTTGACTttatgcttcttcttcttttttttactactttattgatcccctttgGGAAGCTctttctccgcatttaacccatcctggctgcgTAGCTgggagcagcgcccggggaccaactccagttcgtcttgccacatgcctcgggtcaggggcacagacaggagtatgaaccctagcatgcgtgtctttctgatggtggggggaaaccggagcccccggagaaaactcaccgcagacacgggggagaacgcgcaaactccacacggaggacgacaacccccggggttcgaacccagggccttcctcctgcgaggcaacagcgctaaccactgggcccaccgtgccgcccattctcATGCACCATGACATGAAAGGATTTAAAGAAATAAACAAGGAGTTGTGTTGCAAGGTTGTGTGTAAAATTAAGAGCGACTCAcaacttttccttttttttttcaattgtgcCTGCGAACGGGGTGTATAGGACAGACGAACAACAGTCAGAGTGTCAAGAATTCGCGTGCCCAACAACCACGGAGCCCGTTTAGACCGCGACTGAATTGGGGCAACTGCCCATTTTGTAATTTTATCGTGTCCCCGTGTGCAGGCGGAGGGCACACTATGGGACTTACAATCAGTTTACGTCGAACCGATTGCTGTCCGATGTTACTATTTCATCTTCCCTTCCCAGTTAACCCTCGTCTGAATCACCGCAGGCCCCTTTTCACGAGGCAGAAGGTGTATAtcggggccacacacacacacacacacaaaaaaacaaatttgTATGGCGTTGAAATAGCAAGGCGTAACATAACCGGCCCTCAAAGCAACAACAGGACTTGTTTAATATCCAGTCACTTTATACAAAATTGGTCTTTCCTTTTTATTCAGCCTTCCACACTGTTGCTCTGGCGCCCATGAAAGCGACAGAAACCTGTTATGCAGTCGTCGCCTGTGGCTCTTAGTCTGCTCAGGCATTTCACAATGTCCGCCGAATGAGTCAACCTTACGGACAGACAACCTCTCACAATGCCTTTTGGAAGTCTGAGTGCCCCGGAGAGGGTTAACACACCAGTCTATATTTAGAGGGTAAGGTGGCCAGAAAGCACATCTTACATGCACATCACTGTCCTCTGCAGAAAGCAGCCTCGTCCGCAacctcctctctcacacacacacacacacgcacacgcgcacacacaaactggTCAGACGGACCAGTTTTTTAAGGAAATTTGACGAGCCAGTTTTGCTAGCCCCCCTAGACCTGATAATGTCTGCCCACAAATGTGGTTTGAGGGAATCAGAGGGGTTTGTTGCCCCCGCCGGGGCAACCCCCACCTGTCTTGGCCTACCCGGTCAGGGGTGAGGTGGCGGCGCACGTGGTTTCAGAGTAAGGCCGCCTTTAAACCGGCCGACCGGATGTCTGGGACCCTTACTAAACAAGGCCGTACCGTCCCCACATTACACCGACGGCGCCGTGTGCTTGTGTAAAAGAAGGATGCGCGGGTAAACAGCCGCCTCCTGGTCCTCAGAGCCGAGAGGGCCCTCCAGACACACACCTGTGGTGTCGACTACCGACTGCCGCAGACACACTTGACGCCGGGGCGTCCACGTTAGGAGAAACATTTGCATACCTAAAGAGGGCAGCTATTTTCGTTACACCGAAAACCGCGTCTGCCAACACTCGCGGGGACCTTGGAGTCGCTCGCTCGGGTACCAGGGAATGTGAGGATGAATTGAGATGGAGGGCCGGCCAAGTAAATACTCGTGTCCCGCGCGTAAAGACACTTAAATatggtcccccctccccccccccctcttagaCGCAATATGATGGATTTCCTCGGAGAGCCGCGTGGAAGAAAACTGAGACGAAATGGCCTGTTTTGAATGTCTTGCCGTTATGAGGGATCTACGGCCAGACTAAACCAATTAATcatcctttgtttttttttttaagtaaacggTTAAATCCACACgcataaggggggggggaatggaaAATGTAGCTGTACAACATATGGTATTCTGCAAGTATCTAATTACAGACATGTCTTTGACTGTTTGAGGGGTTTGGTGGTGTTCATTTTGTTTATGGTCAGAAGGGTCTTTGTACGTATATACTACAGTGTTATGGTATAAATGATATATtacagttatccatccatccatccattatccgaaccgcttatcctgctctcagggtcgcggggatgctggagcctatcccagcagtcattgggcagcaggcggcgagacaccctggacagcctgccagggtatcacacagggcccacacacacacacacacacacacacacacattcatacctagggcaatttagtatggccgattcatatattatatattatatattatatatatatataattatatatattataatattatcaTATAacgggaccctttagtcgactggttaacgtaatcgcccatggtgcgggagacccgggttcgcgtcccggctgcatcagttcccagctgccccttGAATTTGCTGCAATattgccctgcgatggcctggcggcctgcccagggtgtctccccacctgctgcccaatgactgctgggataggctccagcatccccgcgaccctgagagcagggtccatccatccattggacaatatgtgtccatccatccatggatggaatttccatccatccattggacaataatttccatccatccattggacaataatttccatccatccattggacAATAatttccatccgtccatccatccatccatccactggacaatgcatggatggatgaaaattATACACCGCCTGCTTTCTGTCTTTGGCAATGGTCACCAAGGGATGCAAAGGAGGAGTTGCGATCATCACAGTCGAACGTGAGAAGACGGGACTGAAGACAATAAACAGAATCAAAAAATATAAGAGaggacgtgtctgtgaatgttctcattcatccaggtcatggttatccaaaggaactgaatcaagtgcaacttgacttggttatacatccgtgaagacgtttcgcctctcatccaagaggcttcatcagttcgtgcctttctgactagaccagcttGGCAGACTAGaccaagcctcttggatgagaggcgaaacgtcttcacggatgcataaccaagtccagttgcacttgattcaactcctttggatataagAGAGGACATTAAAAAgaaaccaggaaaaaaaaaggaaaatctctGATGATTTGACAGCGATGACATGTACAGTCCAAACAGTGAAAGTGGAAAACAGTGGAAGCTGCTATGTGGCGAGGCCTCAAACACCAGAAGTAAAACAAAGACCCAGAGATACGACAGCGTAGACGCTGTGAATAAATTGCCTCGGCGCTCTGGAGCTGACATCTGATGTGTGTGCAGATGGACAGGCAGAGGACACCCAAGGGTACTGTTAAAAAGATAGCAGGCCCGAGGCTTTGAGGGCCGGGGGGACTCTTATGTAACATCTGACTCACAAAGGCTCAGCATCGAGTGTTATCCGTAACACACTGATACTTTGTCATATGCGACACAACAtgcacacattagtccctagacTGTTCAGAGTTACGACGCTGAATATATGAGTGTGCGAAGAATTGTTCAAAACTGCTCTTCCTTgataaaatttgggggggggggaccccccaaaAGCTTGTATTATGCAGCTTTCACGATTCATGACTTTTTTGTTTATATTCTCCCCTTCGGTGCTTTCTCCTCGTCGGTCGTTATTTGCATGTTTTAACACGTTTCAAATCTGTCACCGTCTTTATATGTTGCAGCTGTTGTGGCTTTGTGCATGGCCGTCACCCTGTCAAGTGTAACCTGACCAAATCTGGCGTGACGCAAGAATATCAAGCGGTATTCTGCAACGCTGCTGTTCTCAGCCGCAGACCGCTGAACAGGCGCgagtcaaacaacaacaaaaaaaattgttCAAAAGTTGAGTCAAGGGACAAGGGTGTGATCCAGGGGTCGAGGTGGGCGACGACACCTTCCTGTCCTGGCTAACGATTAGCATCTAATAGCAGACAGGGGCTAAACTATAACTTGTCAGATTGCATAACGGATGGCAGCGACTGTCATTTTTTCAGACTATCATcggaggctctctctctctctctctctctctctctctctctctctctctctctctctctctctctctctctctctctctctctctctctctctctctctctctctctctctccctccccctcgccCATTTATTTCTGTCATGAAAAACACAACATTGTTTCACATTCATTTTAAAAAGTAACATTTATCAGCTCTTCCTTTCATTAGTTCATTTTCAAAAAGTAACACTTATTAGCTCTTTGTAACAATGAACATAGTATTGATGTTTCATCAATACCATGTTCATTGTTACAAAGATACAATTCATGTCATTGGTGATACCAGCTGCAGGGTTAAAGCACAACGAGCAGAACAGAGgagcaaataaataaacaaacaattaGTCAAACCGGTCCACAAACAGTGTTCAGGTAGCTGTTTTTGGCGTGACTTTGCAAAAAAATCTATTGAAAATCACGGGGGCAGACAGGCAGCAGGACAGATGTGTTTTTCTTCTCTACTGGAGGAGAGATACACCCGTTCGAAATGCCGGAAAGACTGGGATACTGTTAATGTGTGAACAGGGGTTCgaggtcactcattcactcagtcactcagtgtTTAAGGATCACCGCACTGTGGCAGCAATTCAAACACCAAACTCGCTTCCGGAGTTtggaacaaaataataataatgatccacAGTCAgtagtggtggttgaagtgagtcacccccttcaatgtgaagcactttgggtgtctagaaaggcgctatataaatgtaatgatgatgatgatgatgattattattatccaaACAGTTTTCCAAACTTTTCCCTGCTATATATTTTTGTCTAAAACTATTCACACATATCTGAATTGGTTTAGATACAATAAGACAGTAAAATGAGAAGCTACTTGAACTTTTATAGCGTGGCGGTAGTGTGGCGAGGAGAAGGctgggtcggggggggggtaagtaaGGTGCAAAGGGGTGGGAGAGAATAGGCTACAGCTCCCAGTAATACCTCAGCAGCACTGTGGTGTTTGCCAAAGCAGCAGTCAGTCCATAATTCAATCCGGTTCACACAAGAGTGCAATGTATGTATTGTCCCACTTGTGGACAGTTTGTACCCAGGTATCCTCAAAACGGTATACTgctggaagaaaaaaaggggcaaattaaaaaaaaagaagaagctcttCTTGAGTAAAATCTAGGCTTCTAGTAGTATGCCAGAAGGACAATGACAACATGAGAAAGACCTCATTGCACTCATTGCAGAGCACATTCTTTTCTCCactgttttattttctttttttatataattCTTTATTTCAAACTGTCAACATAACAAAAGCAGATAACACAATCAATTGAATAATGGAGAGAATATAACGATGAGCAGTGtcaaaaagaaacaaagcaaaacacATCAAGGATAAAGGAAGAAAACAACGCGAGTATGTGACAGGAAATTCACTTAAAAACATTAAAGACATTGCAAACATTCATTGCTTTGATAGCTTTTTTCCCTTGCTgtctttttttaataataatctttatttacaCAACTGACTTACAAAATGGTCCCAGTTTCAACAAGGCAGTGCATGATCAAGGTATTGATAAatcataacaaataaataaaaatacagaaaaggataaagaaataaaataaacgcagacataaacaaagttaaattaaaataaattacaaATCAAATTGAACCAAATTCATTACGTAAGGCTCTAGTTTTCACAGCTTTTGAGTTTGTACAGAATTGTAGTGTGTCCAGGTAGGATTTTAAGTAAGACATGAAAACAGTAAGGTTGGGTTTCTGTTCTGCAAATTTGCTGGCATGTATGTGGAATTTTGCTAATAGAGGAAAAATGTTAATGACATACATTTTCTTGACAGGCATTTCATCATTAAAGAGATCAAATACAATGAATTCCGTTTTGAGTTTGAGCTGAACATCTTAATTTTCTGTTTAACAACAGATTAAGGTCATACCAAAAAGTTTGACTAAAGGTACACTCtcaaaaaaaagatgaattatCGTTTCATCTGTGTGGTGGCAGAATGAACAGTAAGGATCAACATTTAGCCTATATTTTACAATAACAGAATCAACGGGGTAACGCCTGTGCAATATTTTCAAAGACACCTCTCGAACCTTATTTGAAACAAAATagttaaattcaattcaattcaatgtattgtcattaaaaacaatgtgcaggcacatgttaaaaatgaaacgagggctgtggcttcaccaaacagtgcaagacagatacagacaagcacagcaaacacagtataagatatacacacatgaggaCCAAAAGCTAAGAAAGAGCAAGTTCTTAGTTCTGGGGCAATAACTATGTTGTTTTCCCCCAGTCTATAGTAATATACAAATTATTCCAAACAAAAACAGGTCTACTAATTGTACCCCTCTGGATTATTTCCCTTATACATGTATTATTAGTTTTTCTACTCACAAAAAGGGGGTTCTGAATTCCCCTATGCGTAATACTGGCGGAGCTCCTCGCTGCGTCGCTCACAACCAGCCGATCGTCGGTGACGTAATTTGTATGCGACAGAAAACAATGAACGCGATGGCGGTGCCTCAAACGAAGACGGAGAAAGAGAATGAAGATTATTCTCTGTTGCCATTAGTTCATGACATAATCAAATGGTGAGTTCGCCGACAGGTGGGGGGTTGTGGTGTGTTTAACGGCAGCATGTTGCACGGATGTTGGTTGTGACAGAATGCTATTGGTTAGCGTGTTAGCTAACGCTGTACGCTACATTAACCGATGCAAGCTAGCCCTGTGTGGAGCCGCTGGGGGTTAATTACGCGTGTCCCAACACTGTCTCGTTTTCTCCAGCATGGACAAAGACAGCCAGGATGTCCACCAAGAGCTGGCCAAGTTAAAGGCGAAGATCCAGGAGGCCCGTGAGCAGATCGCAAACATGCCCGGCATCGACACCAGTCCggcggagcagcagcagcagctcgccACGTTGAGGGAACAGGTGCGCACTAAGAACCAGCTGCTGCAGAAATACAAAAGCCTGTGCATGTTTGACGTCCCAAAGGCGTCGTGAAACTGGAGGTTTCGTGTTTTTGGACTGCAAGAGACTGGTCCGTTAAGGATGGGGAAAGGAGGCTAACGCTGCCTTTGCAATCCTGTCAATGGGATGGACCGTCACTGACTGAAAACAATGAGCGAAAGGATGAAAGCTCTCGCGGAGTGGACTAAAGTGAATAACATGTATGCGCGAGTGAGCAGCGAGCCATACCTTCTAAGGCCTCTGGTGGATACAGTCGTTGTTCCTCAATCAATGGCGTGTTCGTCTTGATTTATATTATTCAGATTATTATTAAGCAAACTGTTAAATTGTTTTGTATAAGCAACAGCTCAGCTCCCTGTCTCTTTATATTTTGTAATAAAGTGGGGTACCCTTTAAGTTCTGTTTGACCTACATTTATTTTGACCTGCAATAGCGTGAAACAGCGAATCAAATGCATTTGGAGTAactgtgtgaccccccccccccaatactatTAACCATTTCCAGTAGACACAAAACTTTAGTTGTTTGGCATACAGCGTGTGTGTTATTTCTGACTTGTTTTAGGCTTACATGAATATAAAACAGTCATAATGCAACAACTGCTCTTAAGACTGGGGATTAGACACAGTGTGAACGTTGATTTTATAACGGCATCAACAAGCCAGTGTGTTATTGGAGGGAGGCTACAGACAAAGGAAAACCTTATGTTTTACTCTGGGATGCCTGCCCCTTTCTTTAAAGACTTGTCCAAGTGATTGGTATGATCCCGTGATTTCACATGTTAAATGCTCTTCAGTCCATTTAAGTGAAGGGTGGAGATGGGTTAAAAAAAGagattattattaaaaaaaagaaaaaaagatttctaGTCCATGCATCCATCATGCTGCATAATCAGTTATGCAGGCATACTGATTATGCTgcgtgtttttgtttatttttgccgTTTTTAAGTGTCCCACCCCGACAAAAAATGAAAACTATTTAATGCCATGGGGGATCTGAAAATCGTCTTGGTGCCTCTCTTTGCAGCAGTGATAACAATGCTATTAATGAAAACGATAGTTTTCCATGCAAGTCGAACTGTTCATTTGGGCCAAAAGGGGGGTGCAGCACAACATCAGGAATTGTGTTCTTATTGCTTTGTAAGTGTAGTAAGAGAGTATAGAGAGAGGGTGCTCTTGGATCTTGTTTCAGATTTAGTCCCAGTTTCTGGTACTGTGCAGCAATTTACCTGCACGGAGAATTCAAATGTCATTAATGTAATAGTTTCCCACTGCCTGTTGCAGTAAACATGTTTTCTCGCCAATTCATCACGGAGTCATTGTGCTGAAGCATGCCCCGATATCTGTTCTCGATGTAATGATAGGACACATATTTTCATTTTAATACAGGCATTTTCCAACAGGGGAAACCGTTGCAGAATTGACACGGGGCCAGCACTGGATGCTGATAAATTGGTTGGTCCGCCGGTGGGGTGCGCTCTAATgcgagaagacagagagagagagagagagagagagagagagagagagagagagagaga
The nucleotide sequence above comes from Lampris incognitus isolate fLamInc1 chromosome 10, fLamInc1.hap2, whole genome shotgun sequence. Encoded proteins:
- the med9 gene encoding mediator of RNA polymerase II transcription subunit 9 yields the protein MRQKTMNAMAVPQTKTEKENEDYSLLPLVHDIIKCMDKDSQDVHQELAKLKAKIQEAREQIANMPGIDTSPAEQQQQLATLREQVRTKNQLLQKYKSLCMFDVPKAS